From the Pomacea canaliculata isolate SZHN2017 linkage group LG4, ASM307304v1, whole genome shotgun sequence genome, one window contains:
- the LOC112561413 gene encoding uncharacterized protein LOC112561413 encodes MTTTDGNDFRDSSDFDILRELDTKFVYDQLPSIMFVCALLVMGLIGNTLAFLVYRKFSPSSTRTYILAISAVDLSTNLISYPTSLVEMSFHYTFVHAWQCSLIRFVTSAQIIASALILVAVALDRHRRVCQSLKKQQTPTDALRAVVICAIVAGVVSIPYGVMTGNATFTIHAYNMTGIMCSLDDRYEGSLFHVLYQSLTGVGMFTSLAIMCVSYTRIACHVRQHRKRMAAVDQASACHSASSGNTYTVATTLSGFHKVGASVSDEKESSHIQDQRLHSTSCPPCGGSNLSVSAHVATSEQSDLLLQSYHQQDNSPPKPGHLESPNKSMTPRLQLFALKKLKKKKTDGGGQHGQHGDKAKQMSSRTTLIMFLLTAIFIVSFMPYWATVSVRVVIGIDIHTLPLWLLNLHAIAVQSFFISSSVNALVYACCSAKFREECRHLCSCWQKRQ; translated from the coding sequence ATGACAACTACAGATGGCAATGATTTCAGAGACTCATCTGACTTTGACATTCTCCGTGAACTCGACACAAAGTTTGTGTACGATCAACTCCCTAGCATCATGTTCGTCTGCGCCTTGCTTGTGATGGGACTAATCGGCAACACCTTGGCATTTCTCGTTTACCGGAAGTTTAGCCCCAGCTCCACGAGAACGTACATCTTGGCCATCAGCGCTGTGGACCTATCCACCAACCTTATCTCCTACCCAACGTCCCTGGTGGAGATGAGTTTTCACTACACCTTTGTGCACGCCTGGCAGTGCAGCCTCATCCGCTTCGTCACCAGCGCGCAAATCATCGCTTCCGCCCTCATACTCGTCGCTGTGGCTCTGGATCGTCACCGGCGAGTCTGCCAAAGCCTCAAGAAGCAGCAAACCCCTACTGACGCCCTACGCGCCGTTGTCATCTGCGCCATCGTCGCCGGCGTCGTCAGCATCCCGTACGGAGTGATGACTGGTAACGCCACCTTCACCATCCACGCCTACAACATGACGGGGATCATGTGTTCCTTGGACGACCGCTACGAGGGATCGCTGTTTCACGTGCTGTACCAGTCGCTGACCGGCGTGGGCATGTTCACCTCCTTGGCGATTATGTGCGTGTCGTATACACGAATCGCCTGCCACGTCAGACAACACAGGAAACGCATGGCGGCAGTCGACCAGGCCAGTGCATGCCACTCCGCATCGTCTGGCAACACGTACACCGTTGCTACAACTCTGTCAGGTTTTCACAAAGTGGGAGCCTCTGTTAGCGATGAGAAAGAGTCCTCGCACATACAAGACCAACGGTTACACTCGACCTCTTGCCCTCCATGCGGTGGGTCAAATCTATCGGTTTCCGCTCACGTGGCCACGTCGGAGCAGAGCGACTTACTCCTGCAAAGCTATCACCAGCAAGACAACAGCCCACCGAAGCCGGGGCATCTTGAATCACCCAACAAGTCTATGACCCCCAGGTTACAGctgtttgctttgaaaaaactaaagaagaagaagacagacGGAGGTGGGCAGCACGGACAACACGGAGACAAGGCCAAGCAGATGTCGTCTCGCACCACCCTCATCATGTTTCTGCTCACCGCCATTTTCATCGTCAGCTTTATGCCCTACTGGGCCACGGTCAGCGTGCGTGTGGTCATCGGCATCGACATCCACACCCTGCCGCTCTGGCTCTTGAATCTCCACGCCATTGCTGTCCAGTCCTTCTTCATCAGCTCTTCGGTGAATGCCTTGGTGTACGCCTGCTGCAGCGCCAAGTTCCGAGAAGAGTGCCGCCACCTTTGTTCGTGCTGGCAGAAACGACAATAA
- the LOC112561661 gene encoding uncharacterized protein LOC112561661, which yields MDSIRNAVHPEESSSRPVVDVTAEDNSVDDLLEDLNTRFALSVLPVILYLAVLLLLGLVGNILSFVVYRRFKPSSTRTYILTISLLDLSNNVISNPTSIAELCFRYTFDNPWLCRVFRFVKSSQVYSSAFLLVAVALDRHRRVCQSRKKQQEAGDALRASLICVVVGTLLSLPYGAVTGRQTIPTGTGNLTGFMCSVDDQHTSSVLLLSYNAITGLGFTTCVTMIAVSYAQIGCHPQSLGGYVVHPQTQSSPTPQAQSSPTPQTQSSPTTDVTSFITTTTSNRPAETQGAKAAAAGARHAVCSEITSQPASADSRPVAIGGDKDQATDNWDASGVVCTTTHDPAAAASLTCTSAGHNDKDEVILHIPSSDCSEAVTNIHVHNYDTLLKSDTGKRDFSLDSPSSSDRQEVDVKTPVRGRRRSSDVHVAAARALSRKNANVKITSQKGGNVREVASRTTLIMFMLTLVYVISFLPYWATVFLRGALRFSEHGMAVWVFNVYLLGLHSFFISSATNAIVYGIFSAQFRRGCQHLLGTCIRRR from the exons ACCTGCTCGAGGATTTGAACACGAGGTTCGCCCTCTCTGTCCTCCCCGTTATCCTCTACCTCGCCGTGCTGCTTCTCCTAGGACTCGTCGGCAACATTCTATCCTTCGTGGTCTACCGGAGGTTCAAGCCGAGCTCCACAAGGACATACATCCTGACTATCAGTCTGCTGGACTTGAGCAACAACGTCATCTCTAACCCGACATCCATAGCAGAGCTGTGCTTTCGCTACACCTTCGACAACCCCTGGCTGTGCCGTGTCTTCCGTTTCGTCAAGAGCTCGCAAGTGTACTCCTCCGCCTTCTTGCTGGTGGCGGTGGCACTGGACCGCCACCGCCGTGTGTGTCAGAGTCGTAAAAAGCAGCAAGAAGCAGGAGATGCCCTGCGTGCTTCTCTCATCTGCGTCGTCGTTGGAACGCTTCTTAGCCTGCCGTACGGCGCCGTCACGGGTCGCCAAACCATCCCCACAGGGACAGGTAACCTCACAGGATTCATGTGCTCTGTGGACGACCAACATACAAGTTCTGTGCTCCTGCTCAGCTACAATGCGATAACTGGCCTTGGTTTTACTACATGCGTCACCATGATCGCCGTGTCCTACGCGCAGATTGGCTGCCAC CCTCAGTCCCTCGGGGGATACGTCGTCCACCCTCAAACACAATCGTCGCCCACACCTCAAGCACAATCGTCGCCCACACCTCAAACACAATCGTCGCCCACCACGGACGTGACATCCTTTATCACCACCACGACCTCGAACCGACCTGCTGAGACCCAAGGGGCCAAGGCTGCTGCTGCAGGTGCAAGACATGCCGTCTGTTCGGAAATTACAAGTCAGCCTGCTTCCGCAGACTCCAGACCAGTCGCTATTGGCGGTGATAAGGACCAGGCAACAGACAACTGGGATGCCTCTGGTGTTGTGTGCACGACTACCCATGACCCTGCAGCAGCAGCGTCCTTGACCTGCACATCCGCAGGACATAATGACAAAGATGAAGTCATTCTACACATCCCTTCTTCTGACTGCTCAGAGGCCGTTACAAACATCCATGTCCACAACTACGATACGCTTCTAAAATCAGATACAGGCAAGAGAGACTTCTCTCTAGATTCTCCTTCGTCGTCCGATCGGCAAGAAGTCGATGTGAAAACACCCGTCAGAGGCCGACGACGTAGTTCTGATGTCCATGTGGCTGCAGCACGTGCCTTGTCGAGAAAAAATGCGAACGTGAAGATAACGTCTCAGAAAGGTGGTAACGTGAGAGAAGTCGCGTCACGTACCACGTTGATCATGTTCATGCTGACATTAGTCTACGTGATCAGTTTCTTGCCCTACTGGGCCACCGTCTTCCTGCGGGGTGCACTGCGCTTCTCCGAGCATGGTATGGCGGTGTGGGTGTTCAATGTCTACCTGTTGGGGCTGCactctttcttcatcagctccgcCACCAACGCCATCGTCTACGGTATCTTCAGCGCGCAGTTCCGACGTGGGTGCCAGCATCTTCTGGGAACGTGTATCCGCAGACGCTGA